One genomic region from Ursus arctos isolate Adak ecotype North America unplaced genomic scaffold, UrsArc2.0 scaffold_17, whole genome shotgun sequence encodes:
- the TXNDC2 gene encoding thioredoxin domain-containing protein 2, whose protein sequence is MATRAVAPERGPEALTLQKALLIPSWHQATCKTVDMDKELEAESDRAGAPEEPKMSPEKQEEASQGDPNESPSLQGLSTHVTPLVPEFLDPAHIQEKALAREVNNIQHMSAKESKGPQPKDIFPPEWGGSISNASAKTVQPKQADIPSFSTKPIMPKPAETPSLSAKIIPPKQSDTPNSSAKTILPKQTDTPNSPEKNIPLKQTDIFSSLAKPISPKQADTSSFVAKIIPPKEGDTPNSPIKTTPYKQADSLNFPAKTIPPKQADTPNFLSKTIPLKQADTPNFSAKTIPPKQTDTLNFSAKIIPPKQADTPQSLEKIIPPKQDDILNSSGKTTLPKEDVTSTSSEQNIPPKQGDSNSPAKPILPKQGNGPKSLAKSILPKGANTPKLPAKTFQSKQVSSPKSSEENILPRERDIKSSTETIESKEGDIPKSSEEAIQPVEGNVLKPSETMELLEVDLVKVILTKEDFELALKEAGERLVAVDFSATWCGPCRTIKPLFRSLSLKYEDVVFLEVDADECEELVRDLEIICIPTFQFYKKEEKVGEFCGAMKEKLEASIAELK, encoded by the exons TGGATATGGACAAGGAACTGGAAGCAGAAAGTGATAGAGCAGGAGCCCCGGAAGAACCGAAAATGAGTCCAGAGAAACAAGAAGAAGCCAGTCAAGGTGATCCTAATG aAAGTCCATCATTACAGGGTCTGTCCACCCACGTGACTCCGTTGGTCCCAGAATTCTTGGACCCAGCACATATCCAGGAGAAGGCCTTGGCCCGTGAGGTCAACAACATACAACACATGTCTGCAAAGGAGTCCAAAGGTCCACAGCCCAAGGACATATTCCCACCTGAATGGGGCGGTAGCATCTCCAATGCCTCAGCAAAAACAGTGCAGCCCAAACAGGCTGACATCCCCAGTTTCTCCACAAAACCCATCATGCCCAAGCCAGCTGAAACCCCCAGTTTGTCAGCAAAAATCATCCCACCTAAGCAGAGTGATACCCCCAATTCTTCAGCAAAAACGATCCTGCCCAAGCAGACTGACACCCCCAACTCCCCAGAAAAAAATATCCCTCTGAAGCAGACTGACATCTTCAGTTCCTTAGCAAAACCCATATCACCCAAACAGGCTGACACCTCCAGTTTTGTAGCAAAAATCATCCCACCCAAGGAGGGTGATACCCCCAATTCCCCAATTAAAACCACCCCATACAAACAGGCTGATAGCCTCAATTTCCCAGCAAAAACCATCCCACCCAAGCAGGCTGACACCCCCAATTTTTTATCAAAAACCATCCCACTCAAGCAGGCTGACACCCCCAATTTTTCAGCAAAAACCATCCCACCCAAGCAGACTGACACCCTCAATTTTTCAGCAAAAATCATCCCACCCAAGCAGGCTGACACTCCCCAGTCTTTAGAAAAAATTATCCCACCCAAGCAAGATGACATCCTCAATTCCTCAGGAAAAACCACCCTGCCAAAGGAAGATGTCACGTCTACTTCTTCAGAACAAAACATCCCACCCAAGCAGGGTGACAGCAATTCCCCAGCAAAACCCATCCTGCCTAAGCAGGGTAATGGCCCCAAGTCCTTAGCAAAATCCATTCTGCCCAAAGGGGCCAACACCCCCAAGTTGCCAGCAAAAACTTTCCAGTCTAAGCAGGTCAGCAGCCCCAAG TCCTCAGAAGAAAACATCCTGCCCAGAGAGAGGGACATCAAGTCCTCAACAGAAACCATCGAGTCCAAGGAGGGTGACATTCCCAAGTCTTCAGAAGAAGCCATCCAGCCCGTAGAAGGCAATGTTCTGAAGCCATCAGAGACCATGGAACTCCTGGAGGTGGACTTGGTGAAAGTGATCCTGACCAAGGAGGACTTTGAGTTGGCACTCAAGGAGGCCGGGGAGAGGCTGGTAGCCGTGGACTTCTCGGCCACCTGGTGTGGGCCTTGCAGGACCATCAAGCCCCTTTTCCGGTCCCTGTCCTTGAAGTATGAGGATGTGGTGTTCCTGGAAGTGGATGCTGATGAGTGTGAGGAGCTGGTGAGAGACCTGGAGATCATTTGTATCCCAAcctttcagttttataaaaaagaagaaaaggtgggAGAATTTTGTGGCGCCATGAAAGAAAAACTCGAAGCAAGCATTGCAGAATTAAAGTAA